A region from the Tahibacter amnicola genome encodes:
- a CDS encoding MFS transporter: MQATATPSGARQQMALWTSTITFTVCFAVWTIFSIIGIPIKQELGLNDTQFGLLAATPILTGSLSRVFLGVWTEQIGGRIVFTGLMLAGAIATWLLASATTYLGFLAAALALGIVGGSFTVVITYVSKWFPVEKQGTALGIVGAGNIGAAVTKLGAPLVMVAYGWNGVAKIWAVALAVVAVLFFVLTSDEPDLVQRKARGVKPVPFRTQLAPLRKLQVWRFSLYYFFVFGAFVALALWLPRYLVGAYGLDLKTAGVIAAAYSIPASLFRIVGGWMSDRYGARKVMYWTFIGSVICTFLLAYPSTTYLVEGVRGTMQFTLAMGVVPFTVIVFVLGFFMSLGKAAVYKHIPVYYPDNVGSVAGMVGMVGGLGGFVLPIAFGALNDWIGVWTSCFMLLFVLVATALTWMHFAIRRMELARHPQIRRETDLPEIPATMGASH, translated from the coding sequence ATGCAAGCAACAGCCACGCCGTCCGGCGCGCGCCAGCAAATGGCGTTATGGACCAGCACGATCACCTTCACCGTGTGTTTCGCTGTCTGGACGATCTTTTCGATCATCGGCATTCCGATCAAACAGGAACTGGGTCTCAATGACACGCAATTCGGGTTGCTGGCGGCGACACCGATTCTCACCGGTTCGCTCAGTCGCGTTTTCCTCGGCGTGTGGACCGAGCAGATAGGCGGACGAATCGTCTTCACCGGTTTGATGCTGGCCGGCGCCATCGCCACCTGGCTGCTGGCCAGCGCCACCACGTACCTGGGATTCCTGGCGGCGGCGCTGGCGCTGGGGATCGTCGGCGGGTCGTTCACGGTCGTGATTACCTACGTGTCGAAATGGTTTCCGGTGGAAAAGCAGGGCACTGCACTGGGTATTGTCGGTGCCGGCAATATCGGCGCGGCGGTGACCAAGCTCGGCGCGCCGCTGGTCATGGTCGCCTATGGGTGGAATGGGGTTGCCAAGATCTGGGCCGTTGCGCTCGCCGTCGTCGCGGTGCTGTTCTTCGTCTTGACGAGCGACGAGCCGGACCTCGTCCAGCGCAAGGCGCGGGGCGTGAAGCCGGTGCCGTTCCGCACCCAGCTGGCGCCACTGCGGAAATTGCAGGTATGGCGTTTCTCGCTGTACTACTTTTTTGTATTTGGCGCGTTTGTGGCACTCGCCCTGTGGCTGCCGCGCTATCTTGTCGGCGCCTACGGCCTGGATCTGAAGACGGCCGGCGTCATCGCGGCGGCCTATTCGATTCCCGCCAGCTTGTTCCGGATCGTGGGCGGCTGGATGTCGGATCGCTACGGCGCCCGCAAGGTGATGTACTGGACCTTCATCGGCTCGGTGATCTGTACCTTTCTGCTGGCCTATCCGTCCACGACCTACCTGGTGGAGGGCGTTCGCGGCACGATGCAATTCACCTTGGCGATGGGCGTGGTGCCGTTCACGGTGATCGTCTTTGTCCTCGGGTTTTTCATGTCGCTGGGCAAGGCGGCTGTCTACAAGCACATCCCCGTCTACTATCCCGACAACGTCGGGTCGGTGGCCGGAATGGTGGGCATGGTCGGTGGCCTGGGGGGATTCGTCCTGCCCATCGCGTTCGGGGCGCTCAATGACTGGATCGGCGTCTGGACCAGCTGTTTCATGCTGCTGTTCGTGCTCGTGGCGACGGCGCTCACCTGGATGCACTTCGCGATCCGCCGGATGGAGCTGGCGCGTCACCCGCAGATCCGGCGCGAAACGGATCTGCCGGAGATCCCCGCGACGATGGGCGCGAGTCATTGA
- a CDS encoding ribonucleotide reductase subunit alpha, with translation MQITHFSDLLEAARRQDEPQRLLMVFASAGLPSDASAAQRSAFANGEGGALTPVLCVDKRPEEIGSFESLREESERTGINWDIVFVAALAGRGGYPPNADEAVQPLRMMVEQIKGGRIGQFVAVSRGGDLLQLRAA, from the coding sequence ATGCAAATCACGCACTTTTCCGACCTGCTCGAAGCCGCACGTCGCCAGGACGAACCACAACGCCTGCTGATGGTGTTTGCGTCTGCCGGCCTGCCATCCGACGCCAGCGCCGCGCAACGGAGTGCTTTCGCCAACGGCGAAGGCGGCGCACTCACGCCGGTACTGTGCGTCGACAAACGTCCCGAGGAGATCGGCAGTTTCGAGAGCCTGCGCGAGGAATCCGAGCGAACGGGCATCAACTGGGACATCGTATTCGTCGCCGCCCTCGCCGGCCGCGGTGGATATCCGCCCAACGCGGACGAGGCCGTACAACCGTTGCGCATGATGGTCGAGCAGATCAAAGGCGGCCGGATCGGGCAATTCGTCGCCGTCAGCCGCGGCGGCGACCTGTTGCAGCTGCGCGCCGCCTGA
- the dbpA gene encoding ATP-dependent RNA helicase DbpA, with protein sequence MSAFSTISLPSPLQQAVDALGFTTMTPVQAQSLPALTGGRDVIAQARTGSGKTVAFGLGLLSRLDSGASGVQAAVLCPTRELADQVAKEVRRLARFLPNIKVSILCGGVPLRVQVESLAHAPHIVVGTPGRILEHLEKGSLDFSGLRMLVLDEADRMLDMGFEESMKAVIGYTPKERQTSLFSATFPESIRALCGNYLRDPVEVTVEVAHAADEIVQRFYEVEPDRKLDTLAWLLGEHKPEAAIVFCNTRRDTQDVAAALDQRGFSVLALHGDLEQRDRDEVLVRFANRSCTVLVATDVAARGLDIQDLPVVITYDIASDADTHIHRVGRTGRAGQKGLALHLCTSREMQRAKVIEERLGHALRWEVAKAAPGRLKNGVLAPMVTLVFDAGRKDKLRPGDILGALTGSAGLPGDAVGKIAIFDTRAYVAIQRNQADKALEQLRAGKIKGRSVRVRKLA encoded by the coding sequence ATGTCTGCTTTTTCCACGATTTCCCTGCCGTCGCCGCTGCAACAGGCGGTCGACGCGCTGGGCTTCACCACGATGACGCCGGTACAGGCGCAGAGCCTGCCGGCATTGACCGGGGGGCGCGATGTCATCGCCCAGGCCCGGACGGGCAGCGGCAAGACGGTCGCGTTCGGCCTGGGGCTGCTCTCGCGGTTGGACAGCGGTGCTTCGGGCGTGCAGGCGGCCGTGCTATGCCCCACGCGCGAGCTGGCCGACCAGGTGGCGAAGGAAGTCCGGCGCCTTGCGCGTTTCCTGCCGAACATCAAAGTTTCGATTCTTTGCGGCGGCGTGCCACTTCGCGTGCAGGTGGAGTCGCTGGCGCATGCGCCGCATATCGTCGTCGGCACCCCCGGCCGTATCCTGGAACACCTGGAAAAGGGCAGTCTGGACTTCTCCGGCCTGCGCATGCTGGTGCTCGACGAAGCAGACCGCATGCTGGACATGGGCTTTGAGGAATCGATGAAGGCGGTGATCGGCTACACGCCGAAAGAGCGGCAGACATCGCTGTTTTCAGCGACATTCCCCGAATCCATCCGCGCGCTGTGCGGCAACTATCTGAGAGATCCGGTGGAAGTCACGGTGGAAGTCGCCCACGCGGCGGACGAAATCGTGCAGCGCTTCTACGAGGTGGAGCCGGACCGCAAGCTCGACACGCTGGCCTGGCTGCTGGGCGAGCACAAACCCGAGGCGGCCATCGTCTTCTGCAACACACGACGCGATACGCAGGACGTTGCGGCGGCGCTCGACCAGCGTGGGTTCTCCGTGCTGGCCCTGCATGGTGACCTCGAACAGCGTGACCGCGACGAAGTCCTGGTGCGGTTTGCCAATCGCAGCTGCACGGTTCTCGTCGCCACCGACGTGGCGGCGCGGGGCCTGGATATCCAGGACTTGCCGGTGGTGATCACCTACGACATCGCCAGCGACGCCGATACCCACATCCATCGCGTCGGCCGCACCGGCCGTGCCGGTCAGAAGGGGTTGGCGCTGCACCTTTGCACGTCACGCGAAATGCAGCGTGCGAAAGTGATCGAAGAACGTCTGGGACATGCGTTGCGCTGGGAAGTCGCTAAGGCGGCGCCGGGCCGCCTGAAGAATGGCGTGCTGGCGCCGATGGTGACGCTGGTGTTCGATGCCGGCCGCAAGGACAAGCTCAGGCCCGGCGACATCCTCGGCGCGTTGACCGGGAGTGCGGGCCTGCCGGGCGATGCGGTCGGCAAGATCGCGATCTTCGACACACGCGCCTACGTGGCGATCCAGCGTAACCAGGCCGACAAGGCACTGGAGCAGCTGCGCGCCGGCAAGATCAAGGGACGGAGCGTCCGCGTCCGTAAGCTCGCCTGA
- a CDS encoding GNAT family N-acetyltransferase — MQAPVIRHYEAADLAQVHAIYAEPAAFANTLQLPYASLAHWEHKLGDRPGFTCLVALRGDEIVGQLGLDVCTAPRRRHVATLGMGVKASARRTGVGAALLQAAIELCEQWLNVSRIELEVYTDNAAAIALYQQHGFVIEGTCRQDVFRDGELVDVHVMARLRQARG; from the coding sequence ATGCAAGCCCCTGTTATTCGCCATTACGAAGCCGCAGACCTGGCCCAGGTCCACGCGATCTACGCTGAGCCAGCGGCGTTCGCGAACACGCTGCAGCTGCCTTATGCCTCGCTGGCGCACTGGGAGCACAAACTCGGTGACCGGCCCGGCTTCACCTGCCTGGTTGCCCTGCGCGGCGACGAGATCGTCGGGCAGCTTGGTCTTGATGTCTGTACGGCGCCGCGTCGTCGTCACGTGGCCACGCTCGGCATGGGCGTGAAGGCTTCGGCCCGTCGCACCGGCGTCGGCGCCGCGCTCCTGCAGGCGGCGATCGAACTGTGCGAGCAATGGCTCAATGTCTCGCGTATTGAATTGGAAGTGTATACGGATAACGCCGCCGCCATCGCGCTGTACCAGCAGCACGGTTTCGTCATCGAAGGAACATGCCGCCAGGACGTGTTTCGCGATGGCGAGCTGGTCGACGTGCATGTGATGGCGCGGTTGCGCCAGGCGCGCGGGTGA
- a CDS encoding proprotein convertase P-domain-containing protein: MSFNVSGLTSNVTSVGIQFQITHTYVGDLHATLSAPGGSPSILLFGDTGATGTADDNSNLNGQYGFFDTFSGDFWAAASTANGTDANLAVGGYRTSAEAANTTTSINTVMAGLTPGQANGTWQLSITDDCEVDVGAVTAATLFVDETPTLPVSLQQFKVD; encoded by the coding sequence GTGAGCTTCAACGTCAGCGGCCTGACCAGCAATGTCACGAGCGTCGGTATACAGTTCCAGATTACCCACACGTATGTCGGGGATCTGCATGCGACGCTGTCCGCACCAGGCGGTTCTCCGTCCATTCTCCTGTTCGGCGACACCGGCGCCACCGGAACGGCGGACGACAATTCGAATCTCAACGGCCAGTACGGCTTCTTCGATACCTTCAGTGGTGATTTCTGGGCCGCCGCGTCCACGGCCAATGGCACGGACGCCAACCTCGCCGTCGGCGGCTATCGCACGAGCGCAGAAGCCGCCAATACCACCACATCCATCAACACCGTCATGGCCGGGCTGACGCCCGGGCAAGCCAACGGCACATGGCAGCTGTCCATCACCGACGACTGCGAAGTCGACGTCGGCGCCGTCACGGCGGCGACGCTGTTTGTCGATGAAACGCCCACACTGCCGGTGAGCTTGCAGCAGTTCAAGGTCGACTGA
- a CDS encoding protein-disulfide reductase DsbD domain-containing protein: MDLCRTLLLLAISTASFAQAQEPQALEPVQVTLVAEDTAIRPGQTAWIGLRLVHGAGWHTYWRNPGDSGLPTKVRFDLPEGFTVDDIAWPAPQRFDVGGLYNAGYDGDSVLPIALHVPPTAAAGSTLTIRADVAWLACREDCIPGKASVDLAVPVSTDAAAPGAVAAQFSRARASVPHAVSWKASARRDKDHVIVTLDGDDLPPARRLEAFVVERKVVGYAPPAVRSDGRALEVRFPLSEYFEKPPASLTVVLVQRAGEAARAWQVSAPFASP; encoded by the coding sequence ATGGACCTTTGCCGAACACTGCTACTTCTCGCGATCTCCACGGCATCCTTCGCGCAGGCGCAGGAACCCCAGGCCCTCGAACCGGTGCAGGTAACGCTTGTTGCCGAGGACACGGCGATTCGCCCGGGGCAGACTGCGTGGATCGGCCTGCGGCTTGTCCACGGCGCGGGGTGGCATACCTACTGGCGAAATCCGGGTGACTCGGGCCTGCCGACCAAGGTGCGTTTTGATCTTCCCGAAGGATTCACCGTCGATGACATCGCCTGGCCCGCACCGCAGCGGTTCGATGTAGGCGGGCTCTACAACGCAGGCTATGACGGCGACAGTGTTCTTCCGATCGCGCTGCATGTGCCGCCGACGGCTGCCGCCGGATCGACACTCACGATCCGCGCCGATGTTGCCTGGCTGGCGTGTCGCGAGGATTGCATCCCCGGCAAGGCATCGGTCGACCTGGCCGTGCCCGTCAGCACCGACGCGGCAGCGCCGGGCGCGGTGGCGGCGCAGTTTTCACGCGCCAGGGCGAGTGTGCCGCACGCCGTGTCGTGGAAGGCCAGTGCACGACGCGACAAGGATCATGTCATCGTCACGCTGGACGGCGACGACCTGCCGCCTGCCCGGCGCCTGGAGGCCTTCGTGGTCGAGCGGAAGGTGGTCGGCTACGCGCCGCCTGCGGTGCGCAGCGACGGACGGGCGCTGGAGGTCAGGTTCCCGCTGAGCGAATACTTCGAAAAGCCGCCGGCGTCACTGACCGTGGTGCTGGTGCAACGCGCGGGCGAGGCCGCGCGCGCATGGCAGGTGAGCGCGCCGTTCGCGTCGCCTTGA
- a CDS encoding redoxin domain-containing protein — protein MMLRLAIPFSLVFLMIPAAQAKVAVGEPAPEFSVVDSQGKTRSLREFKGKMVVLEWNNPECPFVKKHYGSGNIPGQQQAATKDGVIWLTLNSGAVGKQGNVDGKAADAYVAANKGSPTHYLIDKEGTVGHLYGARTTPHMFVIDGAGVIRYMGAIDSVPSADKADLKDATQYVPQALKELAAGKTVSVPSSEPYGCSVKYGS, from the coding sequence ATGATGCTACGCCTTGCGATACCGTTTTCGCTCGTCTTCCTGATGATTCCGGCTGCGCAGGCCAAGGTTGCTGTCGGAGAACCGGCGCCCGAGTTCAGCGTGGTGGACAGCCAGGGCAAGACACGCAGCCTGCGCGAGTTCAAGGGCAAGATGGTGGTGCTCGAGTGGAACAATCCGGAATGCCCCTTTGTGAAAAAGCACTACGGCAGCGGGAATATTCCTGGCCAGCAGCAGGCGGCAACCAAGGACGGCGTCATCTGGCTGACGCTCAATTCCGGTGCAGTCGGCAAGCAGGGTAATGTGGACGGAAAAGCCGCCGACGCCTATGTTGCCGCGAACAAAGGCAGCCCCACCCACTATCTGATCGACAAGGAAGGCACGGTCGGGCACCTCTATGGCGCACGGACCACACCGCATATGTTCGTGATCGACGGCGCCGGCGTGATTCGCTACATGGGTGCGATTGACTCGGTGCCCAGTGCGGACAAGGCGGATCTGAAGGACGCCACGCAGTATGTACCCCAGGCACTCAAGGAACTGGCCGCCGGCAAGACGGTCAGCGTGCCCAGTTCCGAACCCTATGGCTGCTCGGTGAAATACGGCAGCTGA
- a CDS encoding LysR family transcriptional regulator has protein sequence MKIENLGDLRILIHTARCGSLTAAAGQLGLTPAAASAALKRLENQLGTRLFERSTRAMRLTTQGQTLLDYAARAFELVAEGEAQVAADRADLVGTLRIAAPSDLARTTLLPWLDAFVDQHPAIEIALTIGDRTLDVVRDEVDVAIRYGTLVDSRLVARPLMTARPVVAAAPSYLERHGTPLTPQDLAHHNCLAYDRAGKPHRVWRFQRDGAWTEVRVTGNRRVDDASIARQWAVAGAGILLKSPLEQRQDMERGALVRLLPEWQSESYPLHAVMPSGRFIPARVRAVVDYLAERFSQAEQAGSGV, from the coding sequence ATGAAGATTGAAAATCTAGGAGATCTGCGGATCCTGATCCACACGGCCCGCTGCGGTAGCCTGACGGCCGCGGCCGGCCAGCTCGGCCTCACGCCCGCGGCGGCCAGCGCCGCCCTCAAACGCCTGGAGAACCAGCTCGGGACGCGCTTGTTCGAGCGATCCACCCGCGCCATGCGACTGACCACGCAGGGCCAGACCCTCCTCGACTACGCAGCGCGCGCCTTCGAGCTGGTGGCGGAGGGCGAAGCCCAGGTCGCCGCGGACCGGGCCGACCTGGTCGGCACCCTGCGGATCGCCGCACCGTCGGACCTGGCGCGCACCACCCTCCTGCCCTGGCTGGATGCCTTTGTCGACCAGCATCCGGCCATCGAAATAGCGCTCACGATCGGCGATCGGACGCTCGATGTCGTTCGCGACGAGGTGGACGTCGCCATCCGCTATGGCACGCTGGTCGACTCGCGCCTGGTCGCTCGTCCCCTGATGACGGCGCGACCCGTCGTGGCCGCGGCGCCCTCCTACCTGGAACGTCACGGCACGCCGCTGACGCCGCAGGACCTGGCTCACCACAACTGCCTGGCCTATGACCGCGCCGGCAAGCCCCACCGCGTGTGGCGCTTCCAGCGCGATGGCGCGTGGACCGAAGTACGCGTCACTGGCAATCGCCGTGTCGACGATGCGTCGATTGCGCGCCAATGGGCCGTCGCCGGAGCCGGCATCCTGCTCAAGTCACCGCTCGAACAACGCCAGGATATGGAACGCGGTGCGCTCGTACGCCTGCTGCCGGAATGGCAAAGCGAGTCGTACCCACTGCATGCGGTAATGCCCAGCGGACGCTTCATTCCGGCGCGCGTGCGCGCCGTGGTCGACTACCTCGCCGAACGATTTTCGCAGGCCGAACAGGCGGGCAGCGGGGTGTAG
- a CDS encoding zinc-binding alcohol dehydrogenase family protein, with product MKAVGYHQSLPIDHPEALIDVTLPEPAPGERDLLVRVKAVSVNPVDTKIRRNRAPANGHAEVLGWDAVGTVERVGSGVTRFAPGDRVYYAGAINRPGTNSELHVVDERIVALAPRSLDDSQAAALPLTAITAYELLFDRLGVEQGGGTGKTLLVIGGAGGVGSILIQLARQLTGLRVVATASRPETRQWCLDLGAHAVIDHSRPLAAELADAGIGPVELVAALTQTEAHFAQIVESLKPFGRLAVIDDMAQLDVVKLKTKSISLHWELMFTRSLFETPDMAEQGRLLAEVADLVDAGRIRTTAGAHFGAITAGNLRRAHALLESGKAQGKVVLAGF from the coding sequence ATGAAAGCGGTCGGCTACCACCAGTCTCTCCCGATTGATCATCCCGAAGCGCTGATCGATGTGACCTTGCCAGAGCCTGCGCCGGGCGAGCGGGACCTGCTGGTGCGCGTGAAGGCGGTCTCGGTCAATCCGGTCGACACGAAAATCCGGCGCAACCGCGCCCCCGCGAATGGCCACGCGGAGGTACTGGGCTGGGATGCGGTCGGTACCGTCGAGCGCGTCGGCAGCGGCGTCACGCGGTTCGCGCCGGGCGACCGGGTCTACTACGCGGGTGCGATCAACCGTCCCGGCACCAACAGCGAGCTGCATGTGGTGGACGAACGCATCGTCGCGCTGGCCCCAAGGTCGCTGGATGACAGCCAGGCCGCTGCGCTGCCGCTGACCGCCATCACGGCCTACGAATTGCTGTTCGACCGGCTCGGTGTGGAGCAGGGAGGCGGTACGGGAAAAACGCTGCTGGTGATCGGTGGGGCCGGTGGCGTCGGTTCCATCCTGATCCAGCTCGCACGCCAGCTCACGGGCTTGCGCGTGGTTGCAACGGCCTCGCGGCCCGAAACCCGCCAGTGGTGCCTGGACCTGGGTGCGCACGCGGTGATCGATCACAGTCGCCCGCTGGCGGCCGAACTGGCGGACGCGGGCATCGGCCCGGTCGAACTCGTTGCGGCGCTGACCCAGACTGAAGCGCATTTCGCCCAGATCGTCGAGAGCCTCAAGCCCTTTGGCCGCCTGGCGGTTATTGACGACATGGCGCAGCTGGACGTGGTGAAACTCAAGACAAAGTCCATTTCGCTGCATTGGGAACTGATGTTCACCCGCTCCCTGTTCGAGACGCCGGACATGGCGGAGCAGGGCCGCCTCCTGGCGGAAGTGGCAGACCTCGTGGATGCGGGGCGGATCCGGACGACGGCGGGTGCGCACTTCGGCGCGATCACTGCCGGGAACCTGCGCCGCGCACACGCCTTGCTCGAGAGCGGCAAGGCGCAGGGAAAGGTGGTTCTGGCGGGGTTCTGA
- a CDS encoding endonuclease/exonuclease/phosphatase family protein, protein MAEFVPASDPQQPPVTELTSPTVAQLAAPGQTLPTPVPLTATFPDPAGPHDQLERVEGMRVSAASLTVTGPSDGTVTETSATGTSNGRFHAVLTGVPRPFREPGIQAPDVPPTGTIPPIPRWDTNPERLRVESATVNSQPVLTVKTGDTLGPATGPLDYGFRGYAIYPDGTQAITVTPGVLPATVTAPQSTEFTVVSFNLQRFFDTVDDPLGEPVLTATAFGNRLAKASIAIRVHLQAPDIIGVQEVENLSTLQALATQINNDAVAASQPNPMYVAYLSEGNDVGGIDVGFLVKTAPVTGGAARVTVNSVTQVGGSATWIDPTDGSSALLHDRPPLVLDAVVHRAPGATFPVVVINNHLRSLLGIDDTTVSGATTAGDRVRRKRQLQADFVAQYVQGRLTSTPGEHLLVIGDFNAFEFNDGYQDTMNTLAGTPTPDSETVVCSTCPTAPNTGDGVDQLNPDLTNLVNTPPAAERYSYVHDGNAQNIDHALASAGVVSDTTARRIEHARIDADYPETERNNPATGLRVSDHDPLVAYFAPTGFLITDLATTVTDSPDPVTAGTNLTYTITLTNNGPDPATNAAWSETLPGGTTFVSLSSPGGWSCTTPAVGAGGSVSCSQASFGVGNAVFTLVVSVDATTAAGTMITNTATASTTTTDSTPANDSGTAVTTVATSADLGISNTPSTTTAINGQPITYTITITNPGPSAAANVSLSNVIPTGTTFTALTAPAGWSCTTPAVGATGTVSCSIGTMALVSDVFTLTVTVDNGLPPSTISDTATVSSATADADTGNNSATALTSTPVSLQSFDID, encoded by the coding sequence GTGGCGGAATTCGTCCCTGCTTCGGATCCGCAGCAGCCGCCGGTTACCGAGCTGACCTCGCCAACCGTGGCCCAGCTCGCGGCGCCGGGCCAGACATTGCCAACGCCTGTCCCGCTGACGGCCACGTTCCCGGATCCCGCCGGCCCGCACGACCAGCTCGAACGGGTGGAAGGCATGCGCGTGTCCGCGGCATCACTCACCGTCACCGGCCCCAGTGACGGCACGGTGACGGAGACCAGCGCGACGGGGACGAGCAACGGCCGCTTCCACGCAGTGCTCACGGGTGTTCCACGGCCATTCCGGGAACCGGGCATCCAGGCCCCCGATGTGCCGCCGACCGGCACGATTCCACCCATTCCGCGCTGGGACACCAATCCCGAACGCCTGCGCGTGGAAAGTGCGACTGTCAACAGCCAACCGGTGCTGACAGTGAAAACCGGCGATACGCTGGGCCCGGCCACCGGCCCGCTCGACTACGGCTTCCGCGGCTACGCCATCTATCCCGATGGCACGCAGGCCATCACCGTCACGCCGGGCGTACTGCCGGCAACGGTCACGGCGCCGCAGAGCACCGAGTTCACCGTGGTTTCCTTCAACCTGCAGCGATTCTTCGACACGGTCGACGATCCGCTGGGCGAGCCGGTGCTGACCGCCACCGCATTCGGCAATCGCCTCGCCAAGGCGTCGATCGCGATCCGCGTGCATTTGCAGGCACCAGACATCATCGGTGTGCAGGAAGTGGAGAATCTCTCCACCTTGCAGGCACTCGCCACCCAGATCAACAACGATGCGGTAGCGGCATCCCAGCCCAACCCGATGTACGTCGCCTATCTCAGCGAAGGCAACGATGTCGGCGGCATCGATGTGGGATTCCTGGTGAAGACGGCGCCGGTGACCGGCGGCGCGGCCCGCGTCACGGTCAATTCCGTCACCCAGGTGGGGGGAAGCGCGACCTGGATCGACCCGACGGACGGCAGCTCGGCGCTGCTGCATGACCGGCCGCCGCTGGTGCTCGATGCGGTCGTCCATCGCGCACCGGGGGCCACGTTCCCTGTCGTCGTGATCAACAATCACCTGCGATCCTTGCTGGGTATCGACGACACTACTGTCAGCGGTGCAACGACGGCGGGCGATCGCGTCCGTCGCAAGCGGCAACTGCAAGCGGATTTCGTCGCCCAGTACGTCCAGGGGCGCCTCACCTCGACGCCCGGCGAACACCTGCTGGTGATCGGCGATTTCAACGCCTTCGAATTCAACGACGGCTACCAGGACACGATGAACACGCTGGCCGGCACGCCGACGCCGGACAGCGAAACCGTCGTATGCAGCACCTGCCCGACGGCACCCAACACGGGGGATGGCGTCGACCAGCTCAACCCGGACCTGACCAATCTCGTCAACACACCGCCTGCCGCAGAGCGCTACTCCTATGTCCACGACGGCAACGCCCAGAACATTGACCATGCGCTTGCCAGTGCCGGCGTGGTGAGCGACACCACGGCGCGGCGCATCGAGCATGCCCGCATCGATGCCGACTACCCGGAAACCGAACGCAATAATCCCGCCACGGGCCTGCGCGTGTCCGACCATGATCCGCTGGTGGCCTACTTCGCGCCGACGGGTTTCCTGATCACTGACCTCGCCACGACCGTGACCGATTCGCCGGACCCGGTGACGGCCGGCACCAACCTCACCTACACGATCACGCTGACGAACAACGGACCGGATCCCGCGACGAACGCGGCCTGGTCCGAAACGCTTCCGGGCGGTACGACGTTCGTGTCGCTGTCGTCACCCGGCGGTTGGTCGTGCACGACCCCGGCCGTCGGTGCCGGCGGCAGCGTATCGTGCAGCCAGGCCTCGTTTGGCGTGGGCAATGCGGTCTTCACGCTCGTGGTTTCCGTCGACGCGACAACGGCAGCCGGCACGATGATCACCAACACGGCGACAGCCTCGACCACCACCACCGACAGCACGCCGGCCAACGACAGTGGCACCGCCGTGACCACCGTGGCAACGTCCGCCGACCTGGGCATCAGCAATACGCCCTCGACCACCACCGCGATCAACGGACAACCGATCACCTACACCATCACCATCACCAATCCGGGCCCCAGCGCCGCGGCAAATGTCAGCCTCAGCAACGTCATTCCGACGGGAACCACCTTTACCGCCTTGACGGCCCCTGCCGGATGGAGCTGCACCACGCCGGCCGTCGGTGCCACGGGTACCGTCAGCTGCAGCATTGGCACAATGGCGTTGGTTTCAGACGTATTCACCCTGACGGTGACTGTCGACAACGGGCTGCCCCCCTCCACCATTTCAGATACTGCGACGGTGAGCAGCGCCACTGCGGATGCCGATACGGGCAACAACTCGGCCACCGCGCTGACCAGCACGCCGGTCAGCCTGCAGTCGTTCGATATCGACTGA